One genomic segment of Gossypium arboreum isolate Shixiya-1 chromosome 3, ASM2569848v2, whole genome shotgun sequence includes these proteins:
- the LOC108452952 gene encoding zinc finger CCCH domain-containing protein 5, with translation MAEAEAAISKQEEGGQRENHPMTKGRKEKRKEIKKMKRKQLRKEAAEKEREAEEAWLNDPEEQKRIAREEEEERKRRELALREFEERERAWIEAMDIKRKAQEDEEEQQKRRDDSEDANGEQRQQEDRGDDWEYVEEGPAEIIWQGNEIIVRKKKVRAPKGEAIQKCKEEDADRPTSNPLPPQSEAFSDYLNTSSAQEVLESVAKEVPNFGTEQDKAHCPFHLKTGACRFGQRCSRVHFYPDKSCTLLMRNMYNGPGLALEQDEGLEYTDEEVEQCYEEFYEDVHTEFLKFGEIVNFKVCKNGSFHLRGNVYVHYKSLESAVLAYDSINGRYFAGKQVKCEFVNITRWKVAICGEFMKSRLKTCSRGTACNFIHCFRNPGGDYEWADWDKPPPRYWMKKMAALFGYGDEAEFEKQREQDNFGHLRNPNHLVKSDDDRHRSRRSISRERGKNNDRKQRKDLDGRCDRQKTSLKREQNSERILDTSSDGGYSESDIDGARDTDKIRSHFHAKRNSKWQSDSSEYLADTNRVYEDRECQTKKRRRHQSKGEYGGSVVCIHEDYGDQLDRDRDSGKSSRHYIRESSLNDWGASKNKIHVSDSLVKQLSTVSDRESHHHNRQKSSGNLDEVLGPDDYGNADYRTHESNSSDHGSERNKGRHYDHQSKRSQHLVECSELLDAPVHQAKLKDKRDLKRGRHSRHRYEEIDFSDDREGKHHVKRRSHGHKRR, from the exons ATGGCTGAAGCTGAAGCAGCAATTTCGAAACAAGAGGAAGGAGGGCAAAGAGAAAATCATCCCATGACGAAAGGCAGAAAGGAGAAGAGGAAAGAAATTAAGAAGATGAAGAGGAAGCAGTTGAGGAAGGAAGCAGCGGAGAAGGAGAGGGAGGCGGAAGAGGCCTGGCTCAACGACCCCGAGGAGCAAAAGAGGATTGctagagaggaggaggaggagcgAAAGAGGAGAGAGTTAGCTTTGAGGGAGTTCGAAGAGAGGGAGAGAGCGTGGATCGAGGCTATGGATATTAAGAGAAAAGCtcaagaagatgaagaagaacaGCAGAAGAGAAGGGATGATTCGGAGGATGCAAATGGAGAACAACGGCAACAG GAAGATAGGGGTGATGATTGGGAATACGTAGAAGAAGGCCCTGCTGAAATTATCTGGCAAGGAAATGAGATTATTGTTAGGAAAAAGAAAGTTAGGGCTCCAAAAGGAGAAGCAATTCAAAAGTGTAAAGAAGAG GATGCTGATAGGCCTACATCAAATCCTCTTCCTCCACAATCTGAAGCTTTTTCAGACTACCTGAACACATCATCAGCACAAGAGGTGTTAGAGAGTGTTGCTAAAGAAGTACCTAACTTTGGAACTGAACAG GATAAAGCTCATTGTCCTTTCCACTTAAAGACCGGAGCCTGTCGATTCGGTCAGCGTTGCAGTAGAGTTCATTTTTACCCTGATAAATCATGCACGCTGCTCATGAGGAACATGTACAATGGTCCTGGCCTTGCATTGGAGCAAGATGAGGGGCTTGAG TATACGGATGAAGAGGTTGAACAGTGTTATGAAGAATTTTACGAGGATGTGCACACAGAGTTCTTAAAATTTGGGGAAATTGTTAATTTTAAG GTGTGTAAGAACGGTTCATTCCACTTGAGGGGAAATGTTTACGTGCATTATAAATCACTAGAATCTGCTGTCCTTGCTTATGATTCAATAAATGGGCGATACTTTGCTGGCAAACAG GTAAAATGTGAGTTTGTCAACATTACCAGATGGAAGGTTGCCATTTGTGGGGAATTTATGAAGTCAAGATTGAAG ACATGTTCTCGTGGAACTGCCTGCAATTTTATCCACTGTTTCCGGAACCCTGGCGGAGACTACGAATGGGCAGATTGGGACAAACCACCCCCTAGGTATTGGATGAAAAAGATGGCTGCTTTATTTGGATATGGTGATGAGGCTGAGTTTGAGAAACAGAGAGAGCAAGACAATTTTGGGCATTTGAGGAACCCTAACCATCTGGTAAAATCAGATGATGATAG GCACCGCTCTAGAAGATCAATATCCAGGGAGAGGGGCAAGAATAATgatagaaaacaaagaaaagatttAGATGGGAGATGTGATCGACAGAAGACAAGTTTAAAACGGGAACAAAACAGTGAGAGAATCCTTGATACCAGTTCTGATGGAGGTTATTCAGAAAGTGATATAGATGGCGCCAGAGATACTGATAAAATTAGAAGCCATTTTCATGCTAAGAGAAACTCAAAATGGCAGAGTGATTCATCAGAATACTTGGCTGATACGAACAGGGTCTATGAAGACAGAGAATGTCAGACCAAGAAAAGGAGAAGGCATCAAAGTAAAGGGGAATATGGAGGCAGTGTTGTCTGCATTCATGAAGATTATGGAGATCAGTTGGATAGAGACAGAGACAGTGGTAAAAGCTCAAGACACTATATCAGAGAATCATCCCTGAATGATTGGGGGGCTAGCAAGAACAAAATTCATGTTTCAGATTCACTTGTAAAGCAGTTGAGTACTGTCAGTGACAGAGAAAGTCATCATCATAATAGACAGAAAAGCTCAGGAAACCTGGACGAAGTTTTAGGACCTGATGATTATGGCAATGCTGACTATAGGACTCATGAGAGTAATTCTAGTGATCATGGGTCTGAGAGGAATAAGGGCAGACATTATGATCATCAGAGTAAGCGTTCACAACACTTGGTTGAATGTTCTGAACTCCTAGATGCTCCAGTTCATCAAGCAAAGTTGAAAGATAAACGAGACCTAAAAAGGGGTAGGCACTCAAGGCACAGGTATGAGGAGATCGATTTTTCCGATGATCGTGAGGGGAAACATCATGTAAAACGCAGATCTCATGGTCATAAAAGACGATGA